The Clostridium septicum genome contains a region encoding:
- the purN gene encoding phosphoribosylglycinamide formyltransferase: MFKIAVLASGSGSNLQSIIDAIENKRLNCKIEMVIGSKEEIFALDRARANAIETHVVSKKEYGDKTSDKILELTKGKVDLIVLAGYLSILQGDILKEFKGRIINIHPSLIPSFCGPSMYGIKVHEAVLKSGVKVTGCTVHFVNEEIDGGEIILQEAVKVDFEDTKEDIQKKVLAFEHKLLPRAIDLISKGNIEIINGRVKIVE; encoded by the coding sequence TTGTTTAAAATAGCAGTGCTAGCATCAGGTTCTGGTTCAAATCTTCAGTCTATTATAGATGCCATAGAAAATAAAAGATTAAACTGCAAAATAGAAATGGTTATTGGAAGTAAAGAGGAGATATTTGCTTTAGATAGAGCTAGGGCAAATGCTATTGAAACACATGTAGTTTCCAAAAAAGAATATGGAGATAAGACATCAGATAAAATATTAGAACTAACTAAGGGTAAGGTTGATTTAATAGTTTTAGCTGGATATCTGTCAATATTACAAGGGGATATTTTAAAAGAGTTTAAGGGTAGAATTATAAATATTCATCCATCTCTTATACCATCATTTTGTGGACCTAGTATGTACGGAATAAAGGTTCATGAAGCTGTTTTAAAGTCTGGAGTTAAGGTTACAGGATGTACAGTACATTTTGTAAATGAAGAGATAGATGGGGGCGAAATAATACTACAAGAAGCTGTAAAGGTTGATTTTGAAGATACAAAAGAAGATATTCAAAAAAAAGTTTTAGCTTTTGAACACAAGTTATTACCAAGAGCTATAGATTTAATTAGCAAAGGTAATATAGAAATAATTAATGGTAGAGTTAAGATAGTAGAATAA
- a CDS encoding NfeD family protein, with product MLSIIFWIVVAVIVTVLDILTSSFLFVWFAVGGFAAMVASMLGATWWLQVMVFLIVSIITISIGYPWAKKKFKASIKHTPLMEETYIGRVMKAESDILQKARVKVNGIYWTVQNQGDIIKKDSNFRIVGIEGNKLIVNKEEEK from the coding sequence ATGCTTTCAATAATTTTTTGGATTGTAGTTGCTGTTATAGTTACAGTTTTAGACATCTTAACAAGTAGTTTTCTATTTGTATGGTTTGCAGTAGGGGGATTTGCAGCAATGGTTGCTTCAATGTTAGGGGCTACATGGTGGCTTCAAGTTATGGTATTCTTAATAGTAAGTATTATTACTATATCAATAGGATATCCTTGGGCCAAAAAGAAATTTAAAGCTTCAATAAAGCATACGCCGCTAATGGAGGAAACTTATATTGGTAGAGTTATGAAAGCTGAAAGTGATATTTTACAGAAGGCTCGAGTAAAGGTTAACGGAATATATTGGACTGTACAAAATCAAGGGGACATTATAAAAAAAGACTCTAATTTTAGAATAGTTGGTATAGAAGGTAATAAATTAATCGTAAATAAAGAGGAGGAAAAATAA
- a CDS encoding zinc-ribbon domain-containing protein produces MEDKKIICKDCGKEFVFTVGEQEFYKEKGFDNEPVRCMDCRRARKAQNNRR; encoded by the coding sequence ATGGAAGATAAGAAGATTATATGTAAAGATTGCGGTAAGGAATTCGTATTCACAGTAGGAGAACAAGAATTCTATAAAGAAAAAGGATTCGATAACGAACCAGTAAGATGCATGGATTGTAGAAGAGCAAGAAAAGCACAAAACAACAGAAGATAG
- a CDS encoding zinc-ribbon domain-containing protein, translating into MEDKKIICKDCGNEFVFTVGEQEFYKEKGFDNEPVRCVDCRRARKAQNNRR; encoded by the coding sequence ATGGAAGATAAGAAGATTATATGTAAAGATTGTGGTAACGAATTCGTATTTACAGTAGGAGAACAAGAATTCTACAAAGAAAAAGGATTCGATAACGAACCAGTAAGATGCGTTGATTGCAGAAGAGCAAGAAAAGCACAAAATAACAGAAGATAG
- the purE gene encoding 5-(carboxyamino)imidazole ribonucleotide mutase, which produces MKVAIFLGSKSDTEVMRGAANCLREFGVSYEAYILSAHRVPEKLTETLKKAEKSGCEVVIAGAGLAAHLPGVIASQTTMPVIGVPIKGAVEGLDALFSIVQMPKSIPVATVGINNSYNAGMLAVQILAVKDKAIREKLNKFRENMKEKFIEENAEGVDL; this is translated from the coding sequence ATGAAGGTAGCAATATTTTTGGGAAGTAAATCAGATACAGAAGTAATGAGAGGTGCAGCAAACTGCCTAAGAGAGTTTGGAGTTTCATATGAAGCTTATATATTGTCAGCTCATAGAGTTCCAGAAAAATTAACTGAAACATTAAAAAAGGCTGAGAAATCAGGTTGTGAAGTTGTAATTGCAGGAGCTGGACTTGCAGCTCATTTACCAGGAGTTATAGCCTCTCAAACAACTATGCCAGTTATAGGTGTCCCAATAAAGGGAGCAGTTGAAGGGTTAGATGCATTATTTTCAATAGTGCAAATGCCAAAGTCAATTCCAGTAGCAACAGTTGGTATAAATAATAGTTACAATGCAGGTATGTTAGCAGTACAAATTCTTGCAGTAAAAGATAAAGCAATAAGAGAAAAATTAAATAAATTTAGGGAAAATATGAAAGAAAAATTTATTGAGGAAAATGCAGAGGGAGTGGATTTATAA
- a CDS encoding SPFH domain-containing protein: protein MGLIIGVVMLVFLLLLILSSIKIVNTGYLYVVERFGQYHRILEPGWHFLIPFVDFVRKKVSTKQQILDVPPQSVITKDNVKISVDNVIFYKLLNARDAVYNIEDFKSGIVYSATTNMRNIIGNMSLDEVLSGRDKINQDLLSIIDEVTDAYGIKILSVEIKNIIPPAEIQEAMEKQMKAERDKRAMILQAEGQRQSQIEKAEGEKQSQILRAEAEKQANIRRAEGLKESQLLEAEGKAKAIAKIAEADAEAIRKVNEAIIQSGTNETVIALKQVEALKEMANNPANKLILPNETLSSLGSIAAIGEMLKGEK from the coding sequence ATGGGATTAATTATTGGAGTAGTAATGTTAGTATTTCTATTATTACTAATATTATCATCAATTAAAATTGTAAATACAGGATATTTGTATGTGGTTGAAAGATTTGGGCAATATCATAGGATTTTAGAACCAGGTTGGCACTTCTTAATTCCTTTTGTAGATTTTGTAAGAAAAAAGGTTTCAACAAAACAACAAATATTAGATGTACCACCACAATCAGTTATAACTAAAGATAATGTTAAAATTTCAGTAGATAATGTAATATTTTATAAATTATTAAACGCAAGAGACGCAGTTTATAATATTGAAGATTTTAAATCAGGTATTGTTTATTCAGCAACAACTAATATGAGAAATATTATAGGTAATATGAGCTTAGACGAAGTTTTATCAGGTAGAGATAAGATAAACCAAGATCTTCTAAGTATAATTGATGAAGTAACAGATGCTTATGGTATTAAGATTCTTTCAGTTGAAATCAAAAACATAATTCCACCAGCTGAAATTCAAGAAGCTATGGAAAAGCAAATGAAAGCTGAAAGAGATAAGAGAGCAATGATTTTACAAGCAGAAGGTCAAAGACAATCTCAAATTGAAAAGGCTGAAGGGGAAAAGCAATCTCAAATATTAAGAGCAGAAGCTGAAAAACAAGCTAATATTAGAAGAGCAGAAGGTTTAAAGGAATCTCAATTACTAGAAGCTGAAGGTAAGGCTAAAGCTATTGCTAAAATTGCAGAAGCAGATGCAGAAGCTATAAGAAAAGTAAATGAAGCTATAATTCAATCAGGTACAAATGAAACGGTTATAGCATTAAAGCAAGTTGAAGCACTTAAAGAAATGGCTAATAATCCAGCTAATAAACTTATACTTCCAAATGAAACATTATCTTCTTTAGGTAGTATAGCAGCAATAGGTGAAATGTTAAAAGGTGAGAAATAA
- a CDS encoding DedA family protein: MEINQLINYFSSYGMIFVFIIVFLEYLNLPGLPAGIILPLIGVLSSKGEGNLALVLIISVIAGAIGSWGLYCVGWFGGDFILNKYTNKFPKHKTYIDKSINVLKEKGNIGVFISMLIPMLRTMISVPAGVLKLNFIQYSIYSTLGIILWNSSLILSGYFFGDAVFKILA; encoded by the coding sequence ATGGAAATTAATCAATTAATTAATTATTTTTCAAGTTATGGAATGATATTTGTATTTATTATAGTATTTTTAGAATATTTAAATTTACCGGGGTTACCGGCAGGAATAATATTACCACTTATTGGAGTTTTATCTTCAAAAGGTGAAGGAAATTTAGCTTTAGTTTTAATTATATCAGTAATTGCAGGAGCAATAGGGAGTTGGGGGTTATATTGTGTTGGATGGTTTGGTGGTGATTTTATATTAAATAAATATACCAATAAATTTCCAAAACATAAAACTTATATAGATAAAAGTATTAATGTATTAAAAGAAAAAGGAAATATAGGGGTTTTCATTAGTATGTTAATACCTATGTTAAGAACTATGATATCAGTACCAGCTGGAGTATTAAAATTAAATTTTATACAATATAGTATTTATTCAACACTTGGAATTATTCTGTGGAATAGTTCATTAATATTATCGGGATATTTTTTTGGAGATGCAGTTTTTAAAATTTTAGCATAG
- the purC gene encoding phosphoribosylaminoimidazolesuccinocarboxamide synthase: protein MERLEMMYEGKAKKIYATENKDEVIVYYKDDATAFNGEKKGSIEDKGVLNNAITSMLFEMLNENGIKTHFLKKLSDREQLCKKVEIVPLEVIVRNVAAGSMAKRLGLEEGFELKTTVFELSYKDDSLGDPLINDYHAVGIGATTFEELEKIYDMTAKINELLKKFFMEQNIRLIDFKLEFGKYNGEIVLADEISPDTCRFWDAKTGEKLDKDRFRRDLGNVKDAYVEILNRITN from the coding sequence ATGGAAAGATTAGAAATGATGTATGAAGGTAAAGCAAAAAAAATATATGCTACAGAAAATAAGGATGAAGTAATAGTTTATTATAAAGATGATGCAACAGCTTTTAACGGAGAGAAAAAGGGTTCTATAGAGGATAAGGGTGTTTTAAATAATGCTATTACCTCAATGTTATTTGAAATGTTAAATGAAAATGGTATAAAGACTCATTTTTTAAAAAAATTAAGCGACAGAGAACAACTTTGCAAAAAGGTTGAAATAGTGCCATTAGAAGTAATAGTAAGAAATGTAGCAGCAGGTTCAATGGCTAAGAGATTGGGATTAGAAGAAGGCTTTGAACTTAAGACAACAGTATTTGAATTATCATATAAGGATGATTCACTTGGAGATCCACTAATAAATGATTATCATGCAGTAGGTATTGGAGCAACAACTTTTGAAGAGTTAGAAAAAATATATGATATGACTGCTAAAATCAATGAATTATTAAAGAAATTCTTTATGGAACAAAACATAAGACTTATAGATTTTAAATTAGAGTTTGGTAAATATAATGGAGAAATAGTATTAGCAGATGAAATTTCACCAGATACATGTAGATTTTGGGATGCTAAAACAGGAGAAAAGCTAGATAAAGATAGATTTAGAAGAGATCTTGGAAATGTTAAAGATGCATATGTTGAGATTTTAAATAGAATTACAAATTAA
- the purM gene encoding phosphoribosylformylglycinamidine cyclo-ligase has protein sequence MITYKEAGVNIEEGYRSVKLIKEYASRTMSEYVLNGLGSFAGMVELPEGYKKPVLVSGTDGVGTKLDIAFKTKKYDTVGIDCVAMCVNDILCHGAKPLFFLDYIACGKLEAEVAADLVKGVSEGCIQGDCALIGGETAEMPGFYRDGEYDMAGFAVGIVDKDKIINGKNIKEGDKLIGITSSGIHSNGYSLVRKIFTDLNEDLNGQEIWKTLITPTKIYVKPVLELLKSFEIKGMSHITGGGFIENVPRMFNGNNLTAVIKKNSYPLSAIFERIMEKGVDENHMYNTFNMGIGFILCVKESDVEGIIKKLIEMGEKAYEIGYITSGGEGCCLK, from the coding sequence ATGATAACTTACAAAGAAGCTGGGGTTAATATAGAAGAAGGTTATAGATCAGTAAAACTTATAAAAGAATATGCAAGTAGAACCATGAGTGAGTATGTTTTAAATGGGCTTGGAAGTTTTGCTGGAATGGTAGAACTTCCAGAAGGATACAAAAAGCCGGTTTTAGTTTCAGGTACAGATGGTGTGGGAACTAAGCTTGATATAGCTTTTAAAACTAAAAAATATGATACTGTTGGAATTGATTGTGTTGCAATGTGCGTAAATGATATTTTATGCCATGGGGCAAAACCACTATTCTTCTTAGATTATATTGCTTGTGGAAAGTTAGAAGCTGAAGTAGCAGCGGATTTAGTTAAAGGTGTTTCAGAAGGCTGTATTCAAGGGGATTGTGCTTTAATTGGTGGAGAAACAGCAGAGATGCCTGGATTCTATAGAGATGGAGAATATGATATGGCTGGCTTTGCAGTAGGTATTGTTGATAAAGATAAAATAATAAATGGTAAAAATATTAAAGAAGGAGATAAGCTAATTGGCATTACATCTTCGGGAATACATTCAAATGGCTATTCCTTAGTTAGAAAAATATTTACTGACTTAAATGAGGATCTAAACGGACAAGAGATTTGGAAGACTTTAATAACACCAACTAAAATATATGTTAAGCCAGTTTTAGAACTTTTAAAAAGCTTTGAAATAAAAGGAATGTCACATATTACAGGTGGAGGATTTATAGAAAATGTTCCAAGGATGTTTAATGGTAATAACTTAACAGCAGTAATTAAAAAGAATAGTTATCCATTATCAGCTATTTTTGAAAGAATAATGGAAAAGGGTGTTGATGAAAATCATATGTACAATACCTTTAATATGGGAATAGGTTTTATACTTTGTGTTAAAGAATCAGATGTAGAAGGTATTATAAAGAAATTAATTGAAATGGGAGAAAAAGCTTATGAAATAGGCTATATAACATCTGGAGGTGAAGGCTGTTGTTTAAAATAG
- a CDS encoding phosphoribosylformylglycinamidine synthase — MLGTRCIFVEKKNGFDVEAKSLLQDFKSNLGIKELESVRLINKYTLGEINEEFYKKSLYTIFSEKTVDNVYENNIELKDGDIAFAVEYLPGQYDQRADSASECYQLLTAENKIEVKSAKVVILNGTLTDEEIEKIKAYYINPVDSREVSLDSMELTSFFTEPKDVEILNGFIDKDNKELEAFHKELGLAMSLEDIKMIRDFFKKEKRNPSITEIKVIDTYWSDHCRHTTFSTAIEEVNIEEGIYSKPISKAYEAYIKSREYVYGETNRDETLMDIAVITMKEMRKKGMLEDLDVSEEINACSIKVNIETNSGIEEYLVMFKNETHNHPTEIEPFGGAATCLGGAIRDPLSGRTYVYQAMRVTGSADPTTPVEETIKGKLPQRTITLGAAHGYSSYGNQIGLATGQVSEVYHPNYVAKRMEVGAVIAAAPKENVVREEPKVGDVVILLGGRTGRDGLGGATGSSKEHTEYSINQCGAEVQKGNAPTERKIQRLFRNKEVSQMIKRCNDFGAGGVSVAIGELTRGLDIDLDKVPKKYEGLDGTELAISESQERMAVVVDKENAERFIALSKEENLEAVVVAEVTDKERLRMFFKNKKIVDLKRKFLDTNGARQTIEVEVKAPTKYPFDIKDLDVKEEWIKTLKNLNVSSQKGLVERFDSTIGTGTVLMPFGGKYQSTEAEGMAAKIPVLNGESKDATLMTYGFNPDIGMWSPYHMAYYSVIEAVTKLAAMGGNYKKARLTLQEYFEKLGSNKEKWGKPFAALLGAYTAQMELGIPAIGGKDSMSGSFGNIDVPPSLVAFAVGVEKAANVISPEFKKVGSEVIFLMGQKKEDMTLDIERYKRNLETLYKLILEGKVISALTVKFGGVSEVLTKMALGNRIGIEFKNLTKEELFGLNYGSLVLEVKAGVNIEEEFKGCAYKTIGSTINSEAIISTEYDINFEIEKLSDVLEEKLSKVFKIKTEDKNEKIKTVLYKEGVVKSPAIKIAKPRVFIPVFPGTNCEYDCARAFRNEGAEVSELVLNNLNKESLKESILRMEKTIKESQIIMLPGGFSAGDEPDGSGKFIATVFRNERIKSAVMDLLKNRDGLMLGICNGFQALIKLGLVPYGEIVDIEEDMATLTYNEINRHMSSMVRTKVVSNKSPWFSEVKPGDIHTIAISHGEGRFVASEKLINELMENGQIATQYVDLNGEVSMNMPYNPNGSVLGIEGITSKDGRILGKMGHSERIGENLYKNIPGDFDQKIFKSGVNYYK; from the coding sequence ATGTTAGGAACAAGATGTATATTCGTAGAAAAGAAGAATGGCTTTGATGTTGAAGCTAAAAGCTTACTTCAAGACTTTAAAAGCAATTTAGGAATTAAGGAATTAGAAAGTGTTAGACTTATCAATAAATACACTTTAGGAGAAATAAATGAAGAGTTTTATAAAAAATCACTTTATACTATTTTTTCAGAAAAAACAGTAGATAATGTATATGAAAATAATATAGAGCTTAAGGATGGAGATATTGCTTTCGCAGTGGAATATTTACCAGGACAATATGATCAAAGAGCAGATTCAGCATCAGAATGTTATCAATTATTAACAGCTGAAAATAAGATAGAAGTTAAATCAGCAAAAGTAGTTATTTTAAATGGTACTTTAACTGATGAAGAAATAGAGAAAATAAAAGCGTATTATATTAATCCAGTAGATTCAAGAGAAGTAAGCCTAGATTCTATGGAATTAACATCTTTTTTTACAGAGCCTAAGGATGTTGAAATTTTAAATGGTTTTATAGATAAAGATAATAAAGAGCTTGAAGCTTTTCATAAAGAATTAGGATTAGCAATGAGCTTAGAAGATATAAAGATGATACGAGATTTCTTTAAGAAGGAAAAAAGAAATCCAAGTATTACAGAAATAAAAGTAATAGATACGTATTGGTCAGATCACTGTAGACATACTACTTTTTCTACAGCAATAGAAGAAGTTAATATTGAAGAAGGAATTTATTCAAAGCCGATTTCTAAGGCATATGAAGCTTATATAAAATCAAGAGAGTATGTTTATGGAGAAACAAATAGAGATGAAACTTTAATGGACATAGCAGTAATTACTATGAAGGAAATGAGAAAAAAAGGAATGTTAGAAGATCTTGATGTTTCAGAAGAAATAAATGCATGTTCAATTAAAGTTAATATAGAAACAAATAGTGGTATAGAAGAATATTTAGTAATGTTTAAAAATGAAACTCACAACCATCCAACCGAAATAGAGCCCTTTGGTGGGGCAGCCACATGTCTTGGGGGGGCTATTAGAGACCCATTATCAGGTAGAACTTATGTATATCAGGCAATGAGGGTAACAGGTTCAGCAGATCCAACAACTCCAGTAGAAGAAACAATTAAAGGTAAATTACCCCAAAGAACTATAACATTAGGAGCAGCTCATGGATATAGCTCTTATGGAAATCAAATAGGTTTAGCGACAGGACAAGTTTCAGAAGTGTATCATCCAAACTATGTAGCAAAAAGAATGGAAGTTGGGGCAGTTATAGCAGCAGCACCTAAAGAAAATGTAGTACGAGAAGAACCTAAAGTTGGAGATGTAGTTATATTACTAGGTGGAAGAACTGGAAGAGATGGTTTAGGTGGAGCAACAGGTTCTTCTAAAGAACATACAGAATATTCAATAAATCAATGTGGAGCAGAAGTTCAAAAGGGAAATGCACCAACAGAAAGAAAGATTCAAAGATTATTTAGAAATAAAGAAGTTTCTCAGATGATTAAAAGATGTAATGATTTTGGCGCTGGTGGAGTTTCAGTAGCAATTGGAGAATTAACAAGAGGTTTAGATATAGATTTAGATAAAGTTCCAAAGAAGTATGAGGGTTTAGATGGAACAGAGCTTGCAATTTCAGAATCACAAGAGAGAATGGCAGTAGTAGTTGATAAAGAAAATGCAGAAAGGTTTATAGCTTTATCAAAGGAAGAAAACTTAGAAGCTGTAGTTGTTGCAGAAGTTACAGATAAAGAAAGACTTAGAATGTTCTTTAAGAATAAAAAGATAGTAGATTTAAAAAGAAAATTTTTAGATACAAATGGAGCAAGACAAACTATAGAAGTAGAGGTTAAAGCACCAACAAAGTATCCATTTGACATTAAAGATTTAGATGTAAAGGAAGAATGGATAAAAACATTAAAGAATTTAAATGTATCATCACAAAAAGGATTAGTTGAAAGATTTGATTCAACTATAGGAACAGGAACAGTACTTATGCCTTTTGGAGGTAAATATCAAAGTACAGAAGCAGAAGGAATGGCAGCTAAAATTCCAGTATTAAATGGTGAAAGTAAAGATGCAACTTTAATGACTTATGGATTTAATCCAGATATTGGTATGTGGAGTCCATATCATATGGCGTATTATTCAGTAATTGAAGCAGTTACAAAACTTGCAGCTATGGGTGGAAATTATAAGAAAGCTAGACTTACTCTTCAAGAGTATTTTGAAAAGCTTGGAAGCAATAAAGAAAAATGGGGAAAACCTTTTGCAGCTTTACTTGGAGCATATACAGCTCAAATGGAACTTGGAATTCCAGCTATAGGTGGTAAGGATTCAATGTCAGGAAGTTTTGGAAATATAGATGTACCACCATCATTAGTAGCTTTTGCAGTTGGAGTTGAAAAAGCAGCTAACGTAATTTCACCAGAATTTAAAAAAGTGGGTTCAGAAGTTATCTTCTTAATGGGGCAAAAAAAAGAAGATATGACGTTAGATATAGAAAGATATAAAAGGAATTTAGAAACTTTATACAAGCTTATTTTAGAAGGTAAAGTTATATCAGCATTAACGGTTAAGTTTGGTGGAGTAAGTGAAGTTTTAACTAAAATGGCACTTGGAAATAGAATTGGGATAGAATTTAAAAATTTAACTAAAGAAGAATTATTTGGATTAAATTATGGAAGTTTAGTTTTAGAAGTTAAGGCAGGGGTAAATATTGAAGAAGAGTTTAAAGGATGCGCTTATAAAACAATAGGTAGTACCATAAATAGTGAGGCAATAATATCAACGGAATATGATATTAATTTTGAAATAGAAAAACTTTCAGATGTATTAGAAGAAAAGTTATCTAAAGTATTTAAGATAAAAACAGAGGATAAAAATGAAAAAATAAAAACGGTTTTATATAAAGAAGGAGTTGTAAAATCACCAGCAATTAAAATAGCAAAACCTAGAGTATTCATACCAGTATTCCCAGGTACTAATTGTGAATATGATTGTGCTAGAGCATTTAGAAATGAAGGGGCAGAAGTTTCTGAATTAGTTCTAAATAATCTTAATAAGGAATCTCTTAAAGAATCTATTTTAAGGATGGAAAAAACAATAAAGGAAAGTCAAATAATAATGTTACCAGGTGGATTCTCAGCAGGAGATGAACCAGATGGATCAGGCAAGTTTATAGCAACAGTATTTAGAAATGAAAGAATAAAGAGTGCTGTAATGGATCTTCTTAAAAATAGAGATGGATTAATGTTAGGAATATGTAATGGCTTCCAAGCTTTAATTAAATTAGGCCTTGTACCATATGGAGAAATAGTTGATATAGAAGAAGATATGGCAACACTTACTTACAATGAGATAAATAGACATATGAGTTCAATGGTAAGAACTAAAGTAGTTTCAAATAAATCACCATGGTTTAGTGAAGTAAAACCAGGAGATATTCATACAATAGCTATTTCACATGGAGAAGGAAGATTTGTAGCTTCAGAAAAACTTATAAATGAACTGATGGAAAATGGACAAATAGCAACACAATATGTTGATTTAAATGGAGAAGTATCAATGAACATGCCATATAATCCAAATGGTTCAGTTCTTGGAATAGAAGGTATAACAAGCAAAGATGGAAGAATCCTTGGTAAGATGGGACACTCAGAGAGAATTGGAGAAAATTTATATAAGAATATACCAGGAGATTTTGATCAAAAGATATTTAAATCAGGAGTTAATTACTATAAATAG
- the purF gene encoding amidophosphoribosyltransferase, which translates to MNSSLELILDPSNDKFKDECGVFGVYANREMDVASMTYYGLYALQHRGQESAGIAVANGDVVNIHKGMGLITEAFSQSDLNKLQGNAAIGHVRYSTSGDTRIENAQPLLSKTKLGSIAMAHNGTLVNAEVIRELLEDGGHVFHTSIDSEVIANLIARGAKKGIERAVLDAIQAVRGSFAMVILTENKLIGVRDPHGIRPLCLGKFEDGYVLSSESCALDAIGAELVRDIDPGEIVVIDECGINSYRYSENTQCQTCAFEYIYFARPDSTIDGLDVHESRVKAGQELFKQYPIEADIVVAVPDSGIPAAIGYAKASGIPYDTGFVKNRYVGRTFITPSQEIRERAVAVKLNPLKVNIKDKKVVLIDDSIVRGTTSKHLVDSLKRAGAKEVHFLVASPIVKFPCYFGIDTPYRSELIGTKGSVDEIREMIGCDTLGYLDIENMYKCFKENSGYCVGCFNGVYPVATPIETAKDHIER; encoded by the coding sequence ATGAATTCAAGCTTAGAGCTAATTTTAGATCCAAGTAATGATAAATTTAAAGATGAATGTGGTGTTTTTGGGGTATATGCAAATAGAGAAATGGATGTAGCTTCAATGACTTATTATGGTTTATATGCACTTCAACATAGAGGACAAGAAAGTGCAGGTATTGCAGTAGCAAATGGAGATGTAGTAAATATTCATAAGGGTATGGGGCTTATAACAGAAGCATTTTCTCAAAGTGATTTAAATAAGTTACAAGGTAATGCTGCAATAGGACATGTAAGATATTCAACTTCAGGAGATACAAGAATAGAAAATGCACAACCATTACTTAGTAAAACTAAGTTAGGTTCTATAGCTATGGCTCATAATGGAACATTGGTAAATGCAGAAGTTATAAGAGAGTTACTTGAAGATGGAGGTCATGTATTCCATACATCAATAGATTCAGAAGTTATAGCAAACTTAATTGCAAGGGGAGCTAAAAAAGGAATTGAAAGAGCAGTTTTAGATGCTATACAAGCAGTAAGAGGATCTTTTGCAATGGTTATTCTTACAGAAAATAAGTTAATTGGAGTTAGAGATCCACATGGTATTAGACCTTTATGTCTTGGAAAGTTTGAAGATGGATATGTACTTTCTTCAGAAAGTTGTGCTTTAGATGCTATAGGTGCAGAGTTAGTCCGTGATATAGATCCAGGGGAAATAGTAGTTATAGATGAATGTGGAATAAACTCTTATAGATATTCAGAAAATACACAATGTCAAACTTGTGCCTTTGAATATATATATTTTGCAAGGCCAGATTCAACTATTGATGGATTAGATGTACATGAATCAAGAGTTAAAGCAGGGCAAGAATTATTTAAACAATATCCAATAGAGGCAGATATAGTAGTTGCAGTACCAGATTCAGGAATACCAGCAGCAATTGGATATGCAAAGGCCTCTGGAATACCATATGATACTGGATTTGTAAAAAATAGATATGTAGGAAGAACTTTTATTACACCTTCTCAAGAAATAAGAGAAAGAGCTGTAGCAGTTAAATTAAACCCATTAAAGGTTAATATAAAAGATAAGAAGGTTGTATTAATAGATGATTCTATAGTAAGAGGAACAACTTCAAAGCATTTAGTTGATTCATTAAAAAGAGCAGGAGCTAAGGAAGTACACTTTTTAGTAGCTTCACCAATAGTTAAATTTCCTTGCTATTTTGGAATAGATACACCATATAGAAGTGAGCTTATTGGTACAAAGGGAAGCGTAGATGAAATAAGAGAAATGATAGGTTGCGATACCTTAGGATATTTAGATATAGAAAATATGTATAAATGTTTCAAAGAAAATAGTGGATATTGTGTAGGATGCTTTAATGGAGTTTATCCAGTAGCGACACCAATTGAAACAGCAAAAGATCATATTGAAAGGTAG